Proteins co-encoded in one Ponticoccus alexandrii genomic window:
- a CDS encoding cytidine deaminase, whose amino-acid sequence MKDEMDSDTRLREAIAAARAFIADRQRGDWHSVASVVLTASGKRYIGMNLDSTLPRASICAEPVAIGMAKAADPDDAVVFCGAVNRRGEVIPPCGSCRELMLDYAAGALVAVPEGEDMAFRPLSDLMPTAYKHGKRKR is encoded by the coding sequence ATGAAGGACGAGATGGACAGCGACACCAGACTGCGGGAAGCCATCGCCGCCGCGCGGGCCTTCATCGCCGACCGCCAGCGCGGGGACTGGCACTCGGTGGCTTCCGTCGTGCTGACCGCATCGGGCAAGCGCTACATCGGCATGAACCTCGACAGTACCCTGCCGCGCGCCAGCATCTGCGCCGAGCCGGTGGCCATCGGCATGGCCAAGGCCGCCGACCCGGACGATGCGGTGGTGTTCTGCGGCGCGGTCAACCGGCGAGGCGAGGTGATCCCGCCCTGCGGATCCTGCCGCGAGTTGATGCTGGACTACGCGGCGGGCGCGCTCGTGGCGGTGCCCGAGGGCGAGGACATGGCCTTTCGCCCGCTGTCGGACCTGATGCCCACGGCCTACAAACACGGGAAGCGCAAGCGGTGA
- a CDS encoding formate dehydrogenase accessory sulfurtransferase FdhD, translating into MQSPASDYLIAPLAGDRRLTRTVAGTDHTGAAIETAVVEERPLTIYLNRQEIVTAMTIGDYPEYLALGFLRNQGMLGDDETVTGVDYDEELETVVVRTASETTYEEKLQKKTRTSGCAVGTVFGDMMEGLEAVTLPPAPVRTSWLYALAAKINTTPSLYLEAGAIHGTVLCQGDRPLVYMEDVGRHNAVDKIAGWMFREGVSPDDKLLYTTGRLTSEMVIKTALMGIPVLASRSGFTAWGVEIARQVGLTCIGRMRGKRFVCLAGEERLIRDMDPEAVPEEDRKSRRKSAE; encoded by the coding sequence ATGCAATCGCCCGCCTCCGACTACCTCATCGCACCGCTTGCCGGGGATCGTCGCCTGACGCGCACGGTTGCGGGCACCGACCACACCGGCGCCGCGATCGAGACGGCGGTGGTCGAAGAGCGCCCTCTGACGATCTACCTGAACCGGCAGGAGATCGTGACCGCCATGACCATCGGCGACTACCCCGAGTATCTGGCGCTGGGGTTCCTGCGCAATCAGGGGATGCTGGGTGACGATGAGACTGTGACCGGCGTGGACTACGACGAAGAGCTTGAGACGGTGGTCGTGCGCACCGCGTCCGAGACCACCTACGAGGAAAAGCTGCAAAAGAAGACGCGCACCTCGGGTTGCGCCGTGGGCACGGTCTTCGGCGACATGATGGAGGGGCTGGAAGCGGTGACCCTGCCGCCCGCGCCGGTGCGGACCTCTTGGCTGTATGCCCTTGCGGCGAAGATCAACACCACGCCCTCGCTGTACCTCGAGGCCGGGGCGATCCATGGCACGGTGCTGTGTCAGGGCGATCGCCCGCTGGTCTACATGGAGGACGTGGGCCGCCACAACGCCGTCGACAAGATCGCCGGGTGGATGTTTCGCGAGGGCGTCTCGCCCGACGACAAGCTCCTCTACACCACCGGGCGGCTGACCTCGGAGATGGTGATCAAGACCGCGCTCATGGGCATTCCCGTGCTGGCCTCTCGGTCTGGCTTTACCGCGTGGGGGGTAGAGATCGCGCGGCAGGTCGGCCTCACCTGCATCGGGCGAATGCGCGGCAAGCGCTTTGTCTGCCTCGCGGGCGAAGAGCGGCTGATCCGCGACATGGACCCCGAGGCGGTGCCCGAGGAAGATCGCAAGTCCCGCCGCAAGAGCGCGGAATGA
- a CDS encoding ATP-binding cassette domain-containing protein, which translates to MAGRAVAALRTVPVPAKGVSQAPRHSDRARSRTALIRVLAGRLGIEARSPDVLEALTRNAGPDDSFDADALKAGAEAAGLLARVQDVPSLEAADWPALALMKNGQAVLVLARDGDWLTIYDETTASRQAEVGLAEFRGPFAGQVVRAEAPVQMLAEIHASAEAEQHWFWGQFAPFRRAFGEVALGSLVANLLAVSVALFSLQVYDRVIPHQSEATLWVLAAGAALALLMEGFLKVARSRLLDGAGRQIEMGAQRLLMGRLLGMRSDLAGRSPSQLFSAMRDFGSVREFFTASTVGAMADIPFIFVFLALVWSIAGSVVWVLIAGGILMVVPGFLMQRRMIRLTKEMQGASTRQARLLMEAVGDLDTIKTQRAEVRFARIWEELTAVQALKSSDQRRLAASLTFWSQGLQQATYVCAVITGTYLVFAGAFTVGSIIAVGILSSRTLAPLTQLSGTLARWGNVKAALDGLDGLAGVAQDRAPARSYLRRERLEGRFEVQGATFRYDPEGAAAVDLQNLVIQPGQVLAVLGANGSGKSTLLKMLTGLYAPASGKVLVDGTEMGQIEPRDLRRSIGYLGQEVRLFQGTLRDNLNLSMLERDDGRLYQALDFAGLGPFVKAHPKGLDLDIRDGGEGLSVGQRQSIGWARLWLQDPEICLLDEPTAALDQTLEKTLISRLEGWLAGRTAVIATHRVPILQLASRTLILANGRLAVDGPRDQVLDHLRSTQGAA; encoded by the coding sequence ATGGCCGGTCGCGCGGTGGCGGCGCTGCGCACAGTGCCGGTGCCTGCCAAGGGTGTGTCGCAGGCGCCGCGCCATTCCGACCGGGCGCGATCCCGGACCGCGCTGATCCGGGTGCTGGCCGGGCGTCTGGGGATCGAGGCGCGCAGCCCCGACGTGCTGGAGGCGCTGACCCGCAACGCCGGGCCGGACGACAGCTTCGACGCCGATGCGCTGAAGGCCGGTGCCGAGGCAGCCGGGCTTCTGGCGCGGGTGCAGGACGTGCCGTCGCTGGAGGCCGCCGACTGGCCCGCGCTGGCGCTGATGAAGAACGGGCAGGCGGTGCTGGTTCTGGCGCGCGATGGCGACTGGCTGACGATCTACGACGAGACCACCGCCTCGCGGCAGGCCGAGGTCGGGCTTGCAGAGTTCCGTGGCCCCTTCGCGGGGCAGGTGGTCCGGGCTGAGGCTCCGGTGCAGATGCTGGCCGAGATCCACGCCAGCGCCGAGGCGGAACAGCACTGGTTCTGGGGCCAGTTCGCGCCCTTCCGCCGGGCCTTTGGCGAGGTGGCGCTGGGGTCGCTGGTGGCGAACCTGCTGGCGGTCTCGGTGGCGCTGTTCAGCCTGCAGGTCTACGATCGGGTGATCCCGCACCAGTCCGAGGCGACGCTTTGGGTGCTGGCGGCGGGTGCGGCGCTGGCGCTGCTGATGGAAGGCTTCCTGAAGGTCGCGCGCTCGCGGCTGCTGGACGGGGCCGGGCGGCAGATCGAAATGGGCGCGCAGCGGCTGCTGATGGGGCGGCTGCTGGGCATGCGCTCGGACCTGGCCGGACGTTCGCCTTCGCAATTGTTCTCGGCGATGCGCGACTTCGGCTCGGTGCGCGAGTTCTTCACCGCCTCGACCGTGGGGGCGATGGCGGACATTCCCTTCATCTTCGTCTTCCTTGCCTTGGTCTGGTCGATTGCCGGATCGGTGGTCTGGGTGCTGATCGCGGGCGGCATCCTGATGGTCGTGCCGGGTTTCCTGATGCAGCGCCGCATGATCCGGCTGACCAAGGAAATGCAGGGTGCCTCGACCCGGCAGGCGCGGTTGCTGATGGAGGCGGTGGGCGATCTCGACACCATCAAGACGCAGCGCGCCGAGGTCCGGTTCGCGCGGATATGGGAAGAGCTGACCGCCGTGCAGGCGCTGAAAAGCTCGGACCAGCGGCGGCTGGCGGCCTCGCTGACTTTCTGGAGCCAGGGCCTGCAACAGGCGACCTATGTCTGTGCCGTGATCACGGGGACCTATCTGGTCTTCGCCGGAGCGTTCACCGTGGGCAGCATCATCGCCGTCGGCATACTGTCCTCGCGCACGCTGGCCCCGCTGACGCAGCTGTCTGGAACCCTCGCGCGCTGGGGCAACGTCAAGGCGGCGCTCGACGGTCTCGACGGGCTGGCGGGCGTGGCGCAGGACCGGGCGCCCGCGCGCAGTTACCTGCGGCGCGAAAGGCTGGAGGGCCGCTTCGAGGTGCAGGGCGCCACCTTCCGCTACGACCCCGAGGGCGCGGCGGCGGTGGACCTGCAGAACCTCGTGATCCAGCCGGGGCAGGTGCTGGCGGTGCTGGGCGCCAACGGGTCCGGCAAGTCGACGCTTCTGAAGATGCTGACGGGTCTCTATGCGCCCGCTTCGGGCAAGGTGCTGGTGGACGGCACCGAAATGGGCCAGATCGAGCCGCGCGACCTGCGGCGGTCGATCGGCTATCTGGGGCAGGAGGTGCGGCTGTTTCAGGGCACCCTGCGCGACAACCTGAACCTGTCGATGCTGGAGCGCGACGACGGGCGGCTTTATCAGGCGCTGGATTTCGCCGGGCTGGGTCCATTCGTGAAGGCCCATCCCAAGGGGCTGGATCTGGATATCCGCGACGGCGGCGAGGGGCTGTCGGTGGGGCAGCGCCAGAGCATCGGCTGGGCGCGTCTGTGGTTGCAGGACCCGGAAATCTGCCTGCTGGACGAACCCACCGCCGCGCTGGACCAGACGCTGGAAAAGACGCTGATCTCGCGCCTCGAAGGCTGGCTGGCCGGGCGGACGGCGGTGATCGCCACGCACCGCGTGCCGATCCTGCAACTGGCCTCGCGCACGCTGATCCTTGCAAACGGGCGGCTGGCTGTGGACGGGCCGCGCGATCAGGTGCTCGACCACCTGCGCAGCACGCAGGGGGCCGCCTGA
- the mobA gene encoding molybdenum cofactor guanylyltransferase MobA, whose product MKQPLGVILAGGQATRMGGGDKALLSLGGRTLLDRVTERLAPQVGAVLLNANGDAARFARSGLPVRPDPLPDFPGPLAGVLAGLDWAAEQGAEAVVSVAADTPFFPEDLVPRLLLASEGQAHPLVLAATEGEAETRSRARSGLIRHPTFGLWPVALRDDLRAALRDGLRKVVLWTERHGGRETVFPAAGFDPFFNINTPEDLSRAEAML is encoded by the coding sequence GTGAAGCAACCGCTTGGCGTGATCCTCGCGGGCGGGCAGGCCACGCGCATGGGCGGTGGCGACAAGGCGCTGCTGAGCCTTGGCGGGCGGACGCTGCTGGACCGCGTGACCGAACGGCTGGCGCCGCAGGTTGGCGCCGTGCTTCTGAACGCCAATGGCGATGCGGCCCGGTTCGCGCGGTCAGGCCTGCCGGTGCGCCCCGATCCGCTGCCGGATTTCCCCGGCCCGCTGGCGGGCGTTCTGGCGGGGCTCGACTGGGCTGCCGAACAGGGCGCGGAGGCGGTGGTCAGCGTTGCCGCCGACACGCCGTTCTTCCCCGAAGACCTCGTGCCGCGCCTGCTGCTGGCCTCGGAAGGGCAGGCGCATCCGCTGGTCCTTGCCGCGACCGAGGGCGAGGCAGAGACCCGCAGCCGCGCGCGATCGGGCCTGATCCGGCACCCGACCTTCGGCCTCTGGCCGGTGGCGCTGCGCGACGACCTGCGCGCGGCCCTGCGGGACGGGCTGCGCAAGGTCGTGCTCTGGACCGAACGGCATGGCGGGCGCGAGACGGTCTTTCCCGCGGCGGGCTTCGACCCCTTCTTCAACATCAACACCCCCGAGGATCTCTCGCGGGCGGAGGCCATGCTGTGA
- the greA gene encoding transcription elongation factor GreA: MEKILITRAGFTALESELKQLKSVERPSVIQAIAEARELGDLKENAEYHSAREKQGFIEGRIKELEGVIGLAEVIDPTTLSGAVKFGATVTLVDEDTDEEKTWQIVGEHEASIEKGLLNVKSPIARALIGKEEGDSVEVRTPGGEKSYEILSVSFK; encoded by the coding sequence ATGGAAAAGATCCTGATCACCCGCGCGGGCTTTACCGCGCTCGAAAGCGAATTGAAGCAACTCAAGTCGGTCGAACGGCCTTCGGTCATTCAGGCCATCGCCGAGGCGCGCGAGCTGGGCGACCTGAAGGAGAACGCCGAATACCATTCGGCGCGCGAGAAGCAGGGCTTTATCGAGGGACGCATCAAGGAGCTTGAAGGCGTCATCGGGCTGGCCGAGGTGATCGACCCGACAACCCTGTCCGGCGCCGTCAAGTTCGGCGCCACGGTCACCCTCGTGGACGAGGACACCGACGAGGAAAAGACCTGGCAGATCGTCGGCGAGCACGAAGCTTCGATCGAGAAGGGCCTGCTGAACGTCAAGTCTCCCATCGCCCGCGCGCTGATCGGCAAGGAAGAGGGCGACAGCGTCGAGGTCCGCACGCCGGGCGGCGAGAAGTCCTACGAAATCCTCTCCGTCTCGTTCAAGTAA
- the copM gene encoding CopM family metallochaperone has translation MTFRLTLALSAGACLALSAPAMAQDAPHFTLPEMCRAEMPDADPAMPGAAMHGDHGAAMHGDHGAASGEAMHSGHGAMASGDAPMDHADVHMDHGAAHAESDPAAMPEHVRINLEKMAVTMDAMHMGMLQEDADIAFACGMIAHHQAAIDMAEVLLDHGQDPDMRSLATEIIEAQTAEIDRMTRWLETAAK, from the coding sequence ATGACCTTTCGACTGACGCTGGCCCTGAGTGCCGGCGCATGCCTCGCGCTGTCCGCGCCTGCCATGGCGCAGGACGCGCCGCATTTCACCCTGCCCGAGATGTGCAGGGCCGAGATGCCCGATGCGGACCCGGCCATGCCGGGCGCTGCGATGCACGGCGATCACGGTGCCGCCATGCACGGCGATCACGGAGCCGCATCCGGTGAGGCCATGCACAGCGGACACGGAGCCATGGCATCGGGCGACGCGCCGATGGACCACGCCGATGTGCACATGGACCATGGCGCCGCCCATGCAGAAAGCGACCCCGCCGCGATGCCGGAGCATGTCCGGATCAACCTGGAGAAGATGGCGGTCACCATGGACGCCATGCACATGGGCATGCTGCAGGAGGATGCGGATATCGCCTTTGCCTGCGGGATGATCGCCCACCATCAGGCGGCTATCGACATGGCCGAGGTGCTGCTGGATCACGGGCAGGACCCGGACATGCGCAGCCTCGCGACAGAGATCATCGAGGCCCAGACCGCCGA
- a CDS encoding HlyD family type I secretion periplasmic adaptor subunit has protein sequence MTLSTTDLTAQLGARMRGPSLTVWLCAATVLAFLLWASMAWLDEIVRGDGEIISSSRPQIIQNLEGGILSELLVKEGDEVLRGDILARLHGTQFRSSVDDLQDQITALEIRRLRLEAELAGASVVEVPASLAERSRDLVASEQALLAARQSDYLSRRAGAKRVLEQAASERSLMENLLDKKVVALIEVTRARKAHADAEKAFDEIVTQTELGRAEEYSETLKELATLRQNLKASQDQLNRTVLTSPMHGVVNALSVTTIGGVVRPGEEIMQIIPMDDELFVEARVRPEDIANIRPGQEATVKLSAYDYTIYGTLKGRVDVISADTFKDERRPESEPHYKVTVRVDLANLTDRQAAMEIRPGMQAQAELHTGEKTVLQYLLKPLYKSREAFREP, from the coding sequence ATGACCCTGAGCACCACCGACCTGACTGCCCAGCTGGGCGCCCGGATGCGCGGGCCGTCGCTGACCGTCTGGCTTTGCGCCGCGACCGTGCTGGCCTTCCTCCTCTGGGCCTCGATGGCATGGCTGGACGAGATCGTGCGCGGCGACGGAGAGATCATCAGCAGTTCGCGCCCGCAGATCATCCAGAACCTCGAAGGCGGCATCCTGTCCGAACTTCTGGTGAAGGAGGGCGACGAGGTGCTGCGCGGCGACATCCTTGCCCGCCTGCACGGCACGCAGTTCCGGTCGTCGGTGGACGATCTGCAAGACCAGATCACCGCCCTCGAGATCCGCCGCCTGCGGCTCGAGGCCGAACTGGCTGGGGCTTCGGTCGTCGAAGTCCCCGCGTCTTTGGCGGAGCGGTCGCGCGATCTGGTGGCCTCTGAACAGGCGCTTCTGGCGGCCCGGCAGTCGGACTACCTGTCCCGGCGCGCGGGCGCGAAACGGGTGCTGGAACAGGCCGCGTCCGAGCGCAGCCTGATGGAGAACCTGCTGGACAAGAAGGTGGTGGCGCTGATCGAGGTGACTCGCGCCCGCAAGGCCCATGCCGACGCCGAGAAAGCCTTTGACGAGATCGTGACGCAGACGGAACTGGGCCGGGCCGAGGAGTATTCCGAGACGCTCAAGGAACTGGCGACGCTGCGGCAGAACCTGAAGGCCTCGCAGGATCAGCTGAATCGCACGGTGCTGACCTCGCCGATGCACGGGGTGGTGAACGCGCTGTCGGTGACGACCATCGGCGGCGTCGTGCGTCCGGGCGAAGAGATCATGCAGATTATCCCCATGGACGACGAGTTGTTCGTCGAGGCGCGGGTCCGCCCCGAGGATATTGCCAATATCCGCCCGGGGCAGGAGGCGACGGTGAAACTGTCGGCCTACGACTACACCATCTACGGCACGCTCAAGGGCCGGGTGGACGTGATCTCGGCGGATACCTTCAAGGACGAGCGCCGCCCCGAGAGCGAGCCGCACTACAAGGTGACGGTCCGCGTCGACCTGGCAAACCTGACCGACCGGCAGGCCGCGATGGAAATCCGCCCCGGCATGCAGGCACAGGCGGAACTGCACACCGGCGAGAAGACGGTGCTGCAATACCTGCTGAAACCGCTCTACAAATCGCGCGAGGCCTTCCGTGAACCCTAG
- a CDS encoding aa3-type cytochrome c oxidase subunit IV → MAEHKHGSMDITVQEKTFEGFISFTIRAMIVILCLVIFMAVFNA, encoded by the coding sequence ATGGCAGAACACAAGCACGGCTCGATGGACATCACCGTCCAGGAAAAGACCTTCGAGGGCTTCATCAGTTTCACCATCCGCGCGATGATCGTGATCCTGTGCCTGGTGATCTTCATGGCGGTCTTTAACGCCTGA
- a CDS encoding bifunctional molybdopterin-guanine dinucleotide biosynthesis adaptor protein MobB/molybdopterin molybdotransferase MoeA: protein MNVYGVTGWKNGGKTGLMERLVSHFVARGLRVSTVKHAHHTFDVDHPGTDSYRHRAAGASEVVLASARRVARMTELSEGEEPSLADLLAGLAPCDLVLVEGYKRDTHPKIEAFRAAPGNPLIAQGDPTVRAVASDVPVETDRPVFDLNDTEAIAAFIARDLGLDEEPETRKVPDEAGGLKPPPLTNDCFALPRGVSWTPVDEALAHLRAGLRPVTAVETVPLSAASGRVLAQDIAARRANPPHPNTAVDGYGFAVASLPGTEEVVLPLVPGRAAAGAPFAGAVPAGHAVRVLTGALLPEGVDTVVLEEDTRTDGARLAFRLPVKPGANTRRAGEDMEEGAPCLQAGRLLTPADLALAAATGHGALPVRAPLRVGVLSTGDEIVAPGTAARVSQTYDANRPMLLALLARFGHEAVDLGHVGDDRAALRARLDGAGVDAVLTSGGASAGDEDHVSALLREAGALNDWRIALKPGRPLALGLWNRQTPVFGLPGNPVAAFVCTLIFARPALALLAGAEWSEPQGFDVPAGFSKRKKAGRREYLRARIRDGRAEVFRSEGSGRVSGLSWAEGLVELPDGAMIVEPGVPVRYIPFGSFGL from the coding sequence GTGAATGTCTACGGTGTCACCGGCTGGAAGAACGGCGGCAAGACCGGCCTGATGGAGCGGCTGGTGTCGCATTTCGTCGCCCGGGGGTTGCGGGTCAGCACGGTCAAGCACGCGCATCACACCTTCGACGTCGACCACCCCGGCACCGACAGCTACCGCCACCGCGCGGCGGGCGCCTCCGAGGTGGTGCTGGCCTCGGCGCGGCGGGTGGCGCGGATGACCGAACTGTCGGAGGGCGAGGAGCCCTCGCTGGCCGACCTGCTGGCCGGACTCGCACCCTGCGACCTCGTGCTGGTCGAGGGCTACAAGCGCGACACCCACCCCAAGATAGAGGCCTTTCGCGCGGCCCCCGGCAACCCGCTGATCGCACAGGGCGACCCGACCGTCCGCGCTGTGGCCAGCGACGTGCCGGTCGAGACCGACCGCCCGGTCTTCGACCTGAACGACACCGAGGCCATCGCCGCCTTCATCGCCCGCGACCTTGGTCTGGACGAAGAGCCAGAGACGCGGAAGGTACCGGATGAGGCCGGCGGGCTGAAGCCGCCGCCCCTGACAAACGATTGCTTTGCCCTGCCGCGGGGGGTGTCCTGGACCCCGGTGGACGAGGCGCTGGCGCATCTGCGCGCGGGACTGCGCCCGGTCACGGCTGTCGAGACGGTGCCGCTGTCCGCCGCCAGCGGGCGGGTGCTGGCGCAGGATATCGCGGCCCGGCGCGCCAACCCGCCGCACCCCAACACCGCCGTCGATGGCTACGGTTTCGCGGTGGCGTCCCTGCCCGGGACGGAAGAGGTCGTCCTGCCGCTGGTGCCGGGGCGGGCTGCTGCGGGTGCGCCCTTTGCGGGCGCCGTGCCGGCGGGCCATGCGGTGCGCGTCCTGACCGGGGCCTTGCTGCCCGAGGGCGTCGATACGGTGGTACTGGAGGAAGACACCCGCACTGACGGGGCGCGGCTGGCCTTTCGCCTGCCGGTGAAGCCGGGGGCCAATACCCGCCGCGCGGGCGAGGACATGGAGGAGGGGGCGCCCTGCCTGCAGGCGGGCCGCCTGCTGACCCCCGCCGACCTCGCGCTTGCCGCCGCCACCGGGCACGGGGCGCTGCCGGTGCGGGCGCCGCTTCGGGTCGGTGTGCTGTCGACCGGGGACGAGATTGTGGCGCCGGGCACGGCAGCCCGGGTTTCGCAGACCTATGACGCCAACCGGCCCATGCTGCTGGCGCTGCTGGCGCGCTTCGGTCACGAGGCGGTTGACCTTGGCCATGTCGGCGATGACCGCGCGGCGCTGCGGGCGCGGCTGGACGGGGCGGGCGTGGACGCGGTGCTGACCTCGGGCGGGGCCTCTGCCGGGGACGAGGACCATGTCTCGGCGCTGTTGCGCGAGGCGGGGGCGCTGAACGACTGGCGGATCGCGCTGAAGCCGGGGCGGCCGCTGGCCTTGGGGTTGTGGAACCGGCAGACCCCGGTTTTCGGCCTTCCGGGTAACCCGGTAGCGGCTTTCGTCTGCACGCTGATCTTCGCGCGGCCTGCGCTGGCGCTGCTGGCGGGGGCTGAATGGTCCGAGCCGCAGGGCTTCGACGTGCCCGCGGGGTTCTCGAAGCGCAAGAAAGCGGGGCGGCGCGAGTACCTGCGCGCGCGCATTCGCGACGGGCGGGCCGAGGTCTTCCGGTCGGAAGGATCGGGTCGCGTTTCCGGGCTGAGCTGGGCCGAGGGGCTGGTGGAACTGCCCGACGGCGCCATGATTGTCGAGCCGGGCGTGCCGGTGCGCTACATCCCCTTCGGCTCTTTCGGGCTGTAG
- a CDS encoding AzlD domain-containing protein, translated as MDKSALWIVIAALGIGSFALRFVFLGLVGDRAMPPWLLRHLRYTAVAVMPALVAPLVLWPKATEGETDPLRLSAAFLTLAVGYVTKNLYAAMGIGAAVMLGGAWLGS; from the coding sequence GTGGATAAGTCAGCACTCTGGATCGTCATCGCGGCGCTGGGGATCGGGTCCTTCGCGCTGCGCTTCGTGTTTCTGGGACTGGTGGGCGACCGGGCCATGCCTCCATGGCTGCTGCGCCACCTGCGCTACACCGCGGTCGCGGTCATGCCCGCACTGGTGGCGCCGCTGGTGCTCTGGCCCAAGGCGACGGAGGGCGAAACCGACCCGCTGCGCCTGTCGGCGGCCTTCCTGACGCTGGCCGTAGGCTACGTGACAAAGAACCTCTATGCGGCCATGGGCATCGGGGCAGCCGTCATGCTGGGCGGGGCTTGGCTGGGGAGCTGA
- a CDS encoding AzlC family ABC transporter permease yields MANDGVKSSYWRGVRDGLPFLMVVGPFAVLFGVLATEAGLTVLESLGFSIVVIAGAAQFTALQLMSEQAPTLIVIASALAVNLRMAMYSASITPYLGGLSLKKRIFAAYFLVDQTYAAAAIEYEKRPEMTRAERYAYFMGVATPICPPWYVFTIIGALVGETFPPGLGLDFVLPLAFLAMLGPALRTGAHRAAALVAALAALALAGLPYNLGLMVAAVLGMLAGAEVERRVEMREAARG; encoded by the coding sequence ATGGCAAATGACGGAGTGAAGTCAAGCTACTGGCGCGGCGTTCGCGACGGCCTGCCCTTCCTGATGGTCGTCGGCCCCTTTGCCGTCCTCTTCGGCGTTCTGGCGACAGAGGCCGGTCTGACGGTGCTGGAATCGCTGGGCTTTTCCATCGTCGTCATTGCGGGCGCCGCGCAGTTCACCGCACTGCAACTGATGTCCGAACAGGCGCCGACGCTGATCGTCATCGCCTCTGCGCTGGCGGTGAACCTGCGGATGGCGATGTATTCCGCCTCTATCACGCCCTACCTCGGCGGGCTGAGCCTGAAGAAGCGGATCTTCGCGGCCTATTTCCTTGTCGACCAGACCTATGCCGCCGCGGCCATCGAATACGAGAAGCGGCCAGAGATGACGCGGGCGGAACGCTACGCCTACTTCATGGGGGTCGCGACGCCGATCTGCCCGCCGTGGTACGTCTTCACCATCATCGGCGCATTGGTCGGAGAGACCTTTCCGCCGGGCCTCGGGCTTGATTTCGTGCTGCCGCTGGCGTTCCTTGCGATGCTTGGCCCGGCCCTGCGCACCGGCGCGCACCGGGCGGCGGCGCTGGTCGCGGCGCTGGCCGCGCTGGCCCTGGCCGGGCTGCCCTACAACCTTGGCCTGATGGTCGCGGCGGTGCTGGGAATGCTGGCGGGGGCCGAGGTCGAACGCCGTGTCGAGATGCGGGAGGCGGCCCGTGGATAA